Within Vicia villosa cultivar HV-30 ecotype Madison, WI unplaced genomic scaffold, Vvil1.0 ctg.000032F_1_1_2_unsc, whole genome shotgun sequence, the genomic segment taaaaaagtttcataaaataattgtttttgtaaaattaatcaaaaattaaaaaaaaatatttaagttaatttttatggatggatggacatccatccattagaaataccttaatggatggattggacgAATTATATCTCTTAGCGGatgcaataaaattatttaatttaatattcacGTTAAAATAGGTTGATTAGTGtgcattgaattttaaattttttctgaTAGAATTAGTTAATGGAGaagttaattggttagaattaaaaaattaatcaaaaagttAAGTTATTCAAGATGTTAGTTAATTAGAATTAAATATAgagataaaaatttataattaaaagaattttaaaaaagtttcataaaataattgtttttgtaaaattaatcaaaaaataaaatatttaagttgATTTTTATGGATGGACATCCATCCATTAGAAATAACTTAatgatggattggatggattataTCTCTTAGCGGATGGATTggatttttcaaaagaaagtttagtggattgttaatggattaatggattgttttgatccatccattaacaatacaatccaaatccatccaatccatccattttgccacccctacttttgTTCAAATGCATTTGTTTTTCTCCGTTTGGATCATGGAGGCTCAACTTTAGAAACCGTTtgttttcattattttgatcatttTGGTTTTATTCTTATTTGATATCTcttgacaaaagacaattacctGTCAAGGCAGCGTTTAATGCCAATTACTCTTGGTACCAAGAGCAAAAGAGGTACCAGTGTATTCTGATAACTATCATTTTATCATGTTGCAAGTTTTGTTCTTATACTGTCAAATGTATGTAAATATGAATGTGGAAATGACACTTCAGACTCAATGCGTAGTTAGTTCCGCCATGAAGATGGCGTTGACGCATGTGATAATATTTTATCACTTTCACTTGGTGTTACACCTGCCCTTACAAAAATCTCAACCTGCAGCAGACTCCAGACTCAAATTTCGAAGCCACGATGTATACTTTTGTGATTAATAGAAGAGGTTTCATGACTAAAATGAAAATTCTATGACTACCACAAATACATAAGTCCAAATATTAAGTAGAGTGTATCACAAGGAATTGTggaaaattaaattagaaatttgaCTAAAATATGAACTATGGACACCTCTACAACATGATTCAGAAATTGGAACCCGAGAAGATGGTTATGGTGTGTTTTATAAATACAAAATTCCATGCGTTATGCCATAATCTTTCGTTCACAATACTAATATTGATATCAATTTATAATTATCAAGCTACATGGACATAAATGAAACACAACcagaatctaaataacttaactGGCTGGTAGTGTTTGCTTTAAAAGATTGTGCAAGACTCAATCAAGATAAACCTTGAGATCAATCCCATTATCGATGAGTGATTGAACAACAGCTCTGATTTTCCCTTCAAATTTATCTCGTTCCCTTGGAGTATACGAAGCAGTGTAAACATCAGCTTCCACTGCTCGTTCAGCTAAAATCCGACCAATGGCTATGCACGCTGGTATGTCTGATCGAGATCTAAGAACGGCTTTTATGTCCTTGGAGTTGGTACCTGCAACTGCAACTTGTTTGCTTGTTACTCTATGAGTGAGTGAAGCAGATACAAAACGTTTTGAGATGAACACGTCAAGTGTAAATGGCTCCATGTATGCAACTGTTCTTTGTTTGAATGATATATGCTTGTTTGGATTCTTTGACTTCTTGCCTTTTTGGTATGTATAAGGTCGACTGTTGTCATCATCGACGAAATCCTCTACCCCAAAAAAGCTTCTAGGTGCCATATTTGCCTGTATAAAAGAGACGAACTAAATTGAGTATCAATTTTTCATATATGATTCACCTCAAATTCAAATTTGATGCTTACGAGGCATCCATACAATGACTTCCAATGTcaactttttttaaaacaaaagctTAAGTGAGTTTGATCCTGAAGACTCACCAAAAGTCCAAGACCGAATTCTACTTTAAGTTCAACATTGAACCGATAAAACACACATTGACTCTTGTAAGAATAACTTCACACATAGATAACAACAAAGTAGGAGTACAAAGTGCCACTATCCTACTGAAATGCATTGTTTTGAGATAAATAACAATATTAGGTAGAA encodes:
- the LOC131622531 gene encoding uncharacterized protein LOC131622531; translation: MLKQAIGRICSGTNAYSCEGNRVLPWIYVPSCFFHNGQANMAPRSFFGVEDFVDDDNSRPYTYQKGKKSKNPNKHISFKQRTVAYMEPFTLDVFISKRFVSASLTHRVTSKQVAVAGTNSKDIKAVLRSRSDIPACIAIGRILAERAVEADVYTASYTPRERDKFEGKIRAVVQSLIDNGIDLKVYLD